Proteins found in one Ostrinia nubilalis chromosome 27, ilOstNubi1.1, whole genome shotgun sequence genomic segment:
- the LOC135084857 gene encoding uncharacterized protein LOC135084857: MPQKICCVSSCKSSLQNGAILHSFPNPLKELEKFRTWVKNAGIDGEDDKHIFANRRICHLHFNKIYHYPKNRLSKLAIPTLHLPDVPSSYTAEPMDVCEQQPPTYKEIYCGPNTSAPQPTSKRPQPMTMDDQQPSTSTMTYTGVTRSAPQPTSKRPQPMTMDDQQPSTSTMIYTGVTRSAPQPTSKRPPPMTMDDQQAASKQPSTRTHSGVIRSHMFKNQFEQDLYKAVAKTQAELRRCKKAKAGLIEKLQIAKKLTRSKAYQYVTKDLSPAAKTFFDMQIRQSTKHPKGHRFTLDEKILALSLYKPSPKAYRLLSQICVLPKKTTLNKLMTKTYLMPGINDIIFNNLKKRVEKMPSKHRYCSIIFDEMAIAAHVAFDKHTDKIKGFEDDGFERERKFADHVLVFMVRGVFKKFKQPVAYSFCTGSTKTEKLKRQLKTVIENVLATGLKVISTTCDQGSTNMAAINSLINDTKGHYIRQNQEFKGGFFEINEHKIYPLYDPPHLLKGIRNNLITKNLEFTLNGKKRTAKWAHLEALYKKGPSYKGMRLIPKLTARHVIPNLIPKMKVKYCTELFSKTVSVAMGFTAGKHLFVLAFYASHHSHEYYNL, translated from the exons ATGCCTCAGAAGATCTGCTGTGTTTCTTCATGCAAATCATCACTTCAAAAtg GTGCCATTCTTCATAGCTTTCCGAATCCATTGAAAGAGTTGGAAAAGTTTCGCACATGGGTGAAAAATGCTGGTATTGATGGAGAGGATGACAAACATATATTTGCCAACAGAAGAATTTGccatcttcattttaataaaatatatcattACCCGAAAAACAGATTGAGCAAACTGGCAATTCCAACACTGCATCTTCCAG aTGTCCCATCCAGTTACACAGCAGAGCCTATGGACGTGTGTGAGCAGCAGCCACCCACATATAAAGAGATCTATTGTGGTcctaatacta gtgCACCACAACCAACTTCTAAAAGGCCTCAGCCCATGACAATGGATGACCAGCAGCCAAGCACGAGCACTATGACTTACACTGGTGTTACTAgaa GTGCACCACAACCAACTTCTAAAAGGCCTCAGCCCATGACAATGGATGACCAGCAGCCAAGCACAAGCACTATGATTTACACTGGTGTTACTAgaa gtgcaccacaaccaacttctaaaaggcctccgcccatgacaatggatgaccagcaagcagcaagcaagcagccaAGCACAAGGACTCACAGTGGTGTTATTAGAA gcCATATGTTCAAGAACCAATTTGAACAAGATCTATATAAAGCAGTCGCCAAAACACAAGCGGAACTCAGacgatgcaaaaaagcaaaagcGGGACTAATAGAGAAGTTACAAATAGCCAAGAAATTGACCCGTTCCAAAGCTTATCAATATGTTACAAAAGACTTGTCACCAGcagcaaaaacattttttgatatGCAAATAAGACAATCTACAAAACACCCCAAAGGACATCGTTTCACATTAGATGAAAAGATATTGGCATTATCATTATATAAACCTAGTCCAAAGGCATATCGCTTGCTGAGCCAAATATGTGTTCTGCCGAAAAAAACTACCTTGAACAAATTAATGACGAAAACATATTTAATGCCTGGGATAAATGATATtatctttaataatttaaagaaaaggGTAGAAAAAATGCCTAGTAAGCATAGATATTGCTCTATAATATTTGACGAAATGGCCATTGCTGCCCATGTTGCATTTGATAAACATACCgataaaataaaaggttttgAGGACGACGGATTCGAACGCGAAAGAAAATTTGCTGATCACGTGTTGGTATTTATGGTCAGAGGAGTAttcaaaaaatttaagcagCCTGTCGCTTATAGCTTTTGTACTGGATCCACAAAAACGGAGAAGCTCAAAAGGCAATTAAAAACAGTAATTGAAAACGTTTTAGCAACCGGACTCAAAGTCATTTCGACAACGTGCGACCAGGGATCCACTAATATGGCTGCCATAAATTCACTAATAAATGACACCAAAGGTCATTATATAAGGCAGAATCAAGAATTTAAAGGGGGGTTTTTTGAAATCAACGAACACAAAATTTACCCACTATACGACCCCCCTCATCTTTTAAAAGGAATAAGAAACAATCTGATTACAAAAAATTTGGAATTTACTCTGAATGGGAAAAAGCGCACGGCAAAATGGGCCCATTTAGAAGCTCTATACAAAAAGGGCCCAAGCTATAAAGGCATGCGCTTAATTCCTAAACTTACCGCGCGCCATGTAATTCCTAATTTAATACCTAAAATGAAGGTTAAATACTGCACGGAACTTTTTAGTAAAACTGTCAGCGTTGCCATGGGATTTACAGCaggtaaacatttatttgtacttgccTTTTATGCCAGTCATCATAGTCacgaatattataatttataa